In Mercurialis annua linkage group LG5, ddMerAnnu1.2, whole genome shotgun sequence, a single genomic region encodes these proteins:
- the LOC126682765 gene encoding F-box protein SKIP5, producing the protein MEETERKRWKQKKNPNLSVINNLDDGCLMHIFSFLSPIPDRYNTALVCHRWHFLACHPRLWLRVDRSVKDVSEPGVFPSIETAVSAARPGDTILISAGGNHLASNIQINKPLCLVGGGDVPDETMLLCSRGSDSALEFLSTCKLTNLTVKAELGCCLLHRSGKLTVDSCILQCESDPLDYLSCPIVSRAREHEGFASSVRTKGDGVSVSQTRIEGGAKAVLTDGDLALQRVRVIYSRAYVYFWFDIGHE; encoded by the exons ATGGAGGAGACGGAGAGGAAAAGGTGGAAGCAGAAAAAGAACCCTAATTTGAGTGTAATTAACAACTTAGATGATGGTTGCCTTATGCACATCTTCAGCTTTTTATCTCCTATTCCAG ATCGGTATAACACGGCCCTCGTTTGCCACAGATGGCATTTCTTGGCATGTCACCCTCGTTTGTGGCTTCGAGTAGACCGTTCTGTCAAAGATGTATCTGAACCCGGTGTGTTCCCCAGCATTGAGACGGCTGTATCTGCTGCTAG ACCTGGGGACACCATTCTTATCTCAGCGGGTGGAAATCATCTTGCGTCCAATATTCAAATAAACAAACCACTCTGCCTG GTTGGTGGAGGAGACGTACCTGATGAAACCATGCTCTTATGTTCTCGAGGCTCAGACAG TGCACTGGAGTTCCTGTCTACGTGCAAATTGACGAACCTAACAGTCAAGGCAGAGCTTGGTTGCTGCTTGCTTCACAGAAGTGGAAAATTAACTGTAGATAGCTGCATACTTCAGTGTGAGTCGGACCCTTTGGACTACCTCTCATGCCCGATTGTGAGTAGAGCCAGAGAGCACGAAGGATTTGCTTCCTCGGTCAGGACTAAAGGCGACGGTGTTTCTGTTTCTCAAACAAGAATTGAAGGAGGTGCCAAGGCTGTCCTTACAGATGGAGATCTTGCCTTGCAGAGAGTTCGAGTCATCTATTCTCGAGCTTATGTTTATTTCTGGTTTGATATAGGACATGAATGA